One Plasmodium cynomolgi strain B DNA, chromosome 12, whole genome shotgun sequence genomic region harbors:
- a CDS encoding hypothetical protein (putative), with product MGEPQEPLKFSDFTLSKYGNKRIRINKPDEDVKYLISRFTDNREISKLTGPVTFISKDQHGDSPTANDKNNNAFYWLLKNSSSEKAKSNHKSYISKKCNMDTDVFFVLMENEEYSDIYPVSSWHVFEPDLSAKTLSKFNIDNNPQEKLRVEQNNRRLDDIIERLKNKEENMKVNSKGREEGNKKW from the exons ATGGGCGAGCCACAGGAACCCTTAAAGTTCTCCGACTTCACCCTGTCCAAATATGGCAACAAGAGAATCAGGATAAACAAACCGGATGAAGATGTGAAATATTTGATTTCCCGTTTTACGGACAATCGGGAAATTAGCAAGTTGACCGGCCCAGTGACGTTTATC TCCAAAGACCAGCATGGCGATAGCCCCACGGCGAATGACAAAAACAACAATGCCTTTTATTGGCTCCTAAAAAACTCATCGagtgaaaaggcaaaatcgAATCACAAGTCGTACATATCCAAAAAGTGCAACATGGACACAgatgtattttttgtcctaatggaaaatgaagaatattcAGACATTTACCCTGTGTCCAGTTGGCACGTCTTCGAACCGGACCTGTCAGCAAAAACGTTGAGCAAATTTAACATAGATAATAACCCGcaagaaaaattaagagtagaacaaaataatagaAGGTTAGATGATATAATTGagaggttaaaaaataaggaagaaaatatgaaagtaaattccaaagggagagaagaaggaaataaaaaatggtaa
- a CDS encoding hypothetical protein (putative), with product MALKTTKKKRITKEKKDSQNGTTKKRSRDQNVVSQEEEDRLSFNPFKSREQIKPFELSIENEKTTDEEENQTDSFKELLKRRIKQMNRKMKEKDKKVTTHIRHKYQEDIENSGKSWFESKLLNDVPRKLTTC from the exons ATGGCATTGAAAACgaccaaaaagaaaagaatcacaaaggagaagaaggactcccaaaatggcacaaccaaaaaaagaagcagagatCAAAACGTCGTTAGccaagaggaggaagaccgACTGAGCTTTAACCCCTTCAAAAGCAGGGAACAAATAAAGCCATTCGAGTTAAGcatagaaaatgaaaaaacgactgatgaggaggaaaaccAAACAG ACTCGTTTAAGGAGCTGTTAAAGAGAAGGATAAAACAGATGAATCggaaaatgaaggaaaaggacAAGAAGGTGACAACTCACATCAG ACATAAGTACCAAGAGGATATCGAAAACTCGGGGAAAAGCTGGTTCGAAAGCAAGCTGCTGAATGACGTTCCGAGGAAGTTAACCACGTGTTGA
- a CDS encoding 40S ribosomal protein S2 (putative): protein DRGGFSRGFGRGMRGGRGGRGRGRGRGRGRGSAEDDLKNWVPVTKLGRLVKEGKIVSIEEIYLHSLPIKEYQIIDYFFQPGECAHPLKDDVVKIMPVQKQTRAGQRTRFKAFVAIGDGNGHCGLGVKCAKEVATAIRGAIIAAKLSLIPVRRGYWGNKIGDPHTVPMKVSGKCGSVRIRLVPAPRGTQIVGAPTTKKMLNFAGIKDCFSSSCGKTKTRGNFLRAIFNALSKTYGYLTPDLWKVTKFDKSPYEEWSDFLETYQNMKIQKQTP from the exons GATAGAGGAGGATTTTCAAGAGGATTTGGAAGGGGCATGAGGGGCGGAAGAGGCGGCCGTGGCAGAGGacgaggaagaggaag AGGAAGAGGGTCCGCAGAAGACGACTTAAAGAACTGGGTACCCGTAACAAAGTTGGGACGTTTGGTcaaggaagggaaaataGTTTCTAttgaagaaatttatttgcattcCCTCCCTATTAAGGAGTATCAAATTATTGATTACTTTTTTCAACCTGGGGAATGTGCTCACCCCTTAAAGGATGATGTTGTAAAGATAATGCCTGTACAGAAACAAACACGTGCCGGACAGAGAACAAGATTTAAGGCATTTGTTGCCATTGGGGACGGAAATGGACACTGTGGTTTAGGAGTAAAGTGCGCAAAAGAAGTGGCAACTGCCATTAGAGGTGCCATAATTGCTGCTAAGCTGTCGTTAATTCCTGTGAGGAGAGGATACTGGGGAAATAAAATCGGAGACCCCCACACGGTACCAATGAAGGTGTCGGGCAAATGTGGTAGTGTTCGTATTCGTTTGGTGCCAGCTCCAAGGGGTACACAAATCGTGGGTGCTCCAACGACGAAGAAAATGCTGAACTTTGCAGGCATTAAGGATTGCTTCTCCTCTTCTTGTGGAAAGACCAAAACAAGGGGCAACTTTTTAAGG GCCATTTTCAACGCCTTGAGCAAAACATACGGCTACTTAACTCCGGACTTATGGAAGGTAACCAAATTTGACAAGTCGCCATATGAGGAATGGTCAGATTTCCTGGAGACCTACCAGAACATGAAAATTCAGAAGCAGACGCCTTAG
- a CDS encoding Glutamine cyclotransferase (putative) produces the protein MFLCRLFRKTVVLVTVVVVLLIIASVLLILHFVHNSSSNDNFPFGIGIYTYEVVLKYSHIHDPAVGKQLNVGSNVIPINRAHSPFTQGLFFIDNDTLMESSGLYGASYIREFSLSSGETKRFSNLKSNLFAEGLAIVVEPMTYKKFILTLTYKEKIILVFDYDTMELYHTFEHELDGYGLTSNIDLLQSVDDLKEENFARHQKLWTTTGDNYLYEIEIPHEFLKTKKLSISGKTEITCAGYSIYHVNELEYHVQAKTLYANIFLTKLILEIDISKGTCLKIINLSGLVEQCDNYQEGKKNQESVLNGIAIDPHNNKVDLPNLLVTGKLWPNMFQIRLVKSIGKLEAATVLSEYFKSIGKKVS, from the exons ATGTTTTTGTGCAGGCTGTTTAGGAAAACGGTGGTGTTGGTGACAGTAGTCGTAGTGTTGCTAATCATAGCATCCGTGTTGTTAATCCTTCATTTCGTTCATAACTCGAGTTCAAATGAcaatttcccctttggaattggaatatatacatacgaaGTGGTGTTGAAGTATAGCCACATTCACGACCCTGCAGTTGGAAAACAATTAAATGTTGGATCTAATGTGATTCCAATAAATAGAGCACATTCACCATTCACACaaggattattttttatagatAATGACACACTAATGGAATCATCAGGCTTATATGGAGCTAGCTATATTAGAgaattttctctttcttcaggagaaacaaaaagatttagcaatttaaaaagtaaccTCTTTGCAGAAGGTTTGGCAATTGTCGTGGAGCCAATGACATATAAGAAGTTCATCCTTACCTTAACgtacaaggaaaaaattattctcgTTTTTGATTATGACACTATGGAATTGTATCACACATTCGAGCATGAGTTGGATGGATATGGACTGACGTCCAACATCGACCTCCTACAATCTGTTGATGAtttgaaggaagaaaattttgctcGTCATCAGAAGCTATGGACAACTACAGgggataattatttatacgAAATTGAGATTCCTCAtgagtttttaaaaactaaaaaattgtCTATATCTGGGAAAACCGAAATTACTTGTGCAGGCTATTCGATTTATCATGTGAACGAGTTGGAGTACCATGTGCAGGCGAAGACACTCTATGCCAATATTTTCCTCACCAAGCTGATCCTCGAGATCGACATTTCCAAAGGCACGTGCCTCAAGATCATTAACTTGTCCGGCCTCGTCGAGCAGTGCGACAATTAC CAGGAAGGCAAGAAGAACCAGGAGTCCGTGCTTAACGGAATAGCCATCGACCCTCATAACAACAAGGTGGACCTCCCCAATCTGCTCGTCACGGGCAAGTTATGGCCCAACATGTTCCAAATCAGGCTCGTCAAAAGTATTGGCAAGTTGGAGGCCGCCACGGTACTCAGCGAGTACTTCAAGTCGATTGGGAAGAAAGTATCGTGA
- a CDS encoding fasciclin domain containing protein conserved (putative), whose translation MKKSLPPFLVIKRLYTRSGGLRKPQKVTNDPESINRKTYWCFEHKPIKRTLVNLIYSHNELKLFSHFLSHPNVGTSLIHELSLEGPYTGFLPSNEALKLISPESLAKLYEEGDKLMEFVLGHFTRDFWLYRDLYGSSYQPWLVFNEKRDAPEKITNLVNRDLLVKITGEFKNCDHSIFLNGAKIIRPNMKCHNGVVHIVDRPIIQR comes from the exons atgaaaaagagCCTCCCTCCCTTCCTTGTCATTAAAAGGCTATACACACGCAGTGGCGGATTGAGGAAACCGCAAAAAGTCACGAACGATCCCGAAAGCATTAACAGAAAAACATACTGGTGCTTTGAACACAAACCTATTAAGAGGACGTTGGTTAATTTGATATACTCACATAATGaattgaaattattttcccactTTCTGAGTCATCCCAATG TGGGTACCTCCCTTATACACGAGCTATCCTTGGAAGGCCCGTACACGGGGTTCCTGCCTTCGAACGAGGCTCTGAAATTAATTAGCCCCGAGAGTTTAGCcaaattatatgaagaagGAGACAAGTTGATGGAATTTGTTTTGGGCCATTTCACGAGGGACTTCTGGCTCTACAGGGACCTGTACGGATCGTCCTACCAGCCT TGGCTCGTGTTCAACGAGAAAAGGGACGCCCCGGAGAAAATCACCAACTTAGTTAACAGAGACCTACTTGTAAAGATAACAGGAGAGTTTAAAAATTGCGATCACTCGATTTTCCTTAATGGAGCGAAGATCATCAGACCAAACATGAAGTGCCACAACGGAGTAGTCCACATTGTCGACAGGCCGATAATACAGAGGTAG
- a CDS encoding hypothetical protein (putative) yields the protein MEHLSVTKNSQMNNLAAYNNQEANYSLTAPNQETYSQNDLFYTFYDKFNEIFLFIQNLKENKNDLEDEVDDNLIKTLHNLCLEFLNYIKHINDFGHMNLSKNEQDLIIESYEKFVRQCKQYNDKPQVKQLENEISNLLDLLFNNTSEAVNTLFSADSFFMDHVENLKLKLTERNQKIEFEKERVKKLELEAKVEKYDEMFEKNKQKNNEMDETLSKLKKDINKLNEKIQKYDNYVKKKRKEIDINFSDTLDCKERIKLLEEHIKTVERNIKTTQLSPLKIVEKTEHYIIFEFTTIRSVMQFKVSNYQSKNAQVEINPCDEHILSYIKSNINKCKDISEITYLIKEAIYLKFLDI from the exons atggagcaCCTTTCAGTGACGAAGAACAGCCAAATGAACAACCTAGCGGCGTACAATAATCAGGAGGCAAACTACAGTTTGACAGCCCCAAACCAGGAGACATACTCACAAAACGACCTGTTCTACACCTTTTATgacaaatttaatgaaattttcttgttcatacaaaatttgaaagaaaataaaaatgacttGGAAGACGAAGTAGATgacaatttaataaaaacttTACACAACTTATGTcttgaatttttaaattatatcaaACACATAAACGATTTTGGTCATATGaatttaagtaaaaatgagcagGATTTAATAATCGAATCGTACGAGAAATTTGTGCGACAGTGCAAACAGTACAACGACAAGCCGCAAGTGAAACAGctggaaaatgaaatttcgAATTTGCTCGACCTGCTCTTTAATAACACCTCAG AGGCAGTGAATACCCTCTTCTCCGCggactctttttttatggacCACGTGGAAAACTTGAAGCTGAA GTTAACCGAAAGAAACCAAAAAATTGAgttcgaaaaggaaagagtGAAGAAGCTGGAGCTGGAGGCGAAGGTGGAAAAATACGATGAGATGTTCGAGAAGAACAAGCAAAAG AATAACGAAATGGACGAAACGTTAAGCAAGCTTAAGAAGGATATCAATAAG CTgaacgaaaaaatacaaaaatacgaCAACTACGTCAAAAAGAAGCGCAAAGAAATTGACATCAACTTTTCGGATACGTTGGACTGCAAGGAAAGGATCAAGCTGTTGGAGGAGCA CATAAAGACAGTCGAACGGAACATCAAAACAACGCAGTTGTCACCCCtcaaaattgtagaaaaaacGGAGCACTATATCATTTTCGAGTTCACG ACAATACGCAGCGTCATGCAATTCAAAGTGAGCAATTATCAGTCAAAGAATGCGCAAGTGGAAATCAACCCCTGTGACGAACATATTCTGTCTTACATAAAATcgaacataaataaatgtaaagaTATTTCAGAGATAACTTACTTAATCAAAGAG GCCATATACTTAAAATTTCTGGACATTTGA
- a CDS encoding centrin (putative), translating into MTENTSIRRRYEKSFTERPGFTEDEIEEIREAFNLLDTDGTGTIDPKEIKCAMQSLGLDVKNPMIFRMIADLEKDGYSSIDFEEFMEVITSKLGNKDTREGIQRIFNLFDDDKTGAISLKNLKRVAKELGETLTDEELRDMIDRADSKGEGEISFEDFYTIMTKKSFL; encoded by the exons ATGACAGAAAATACATCAATTAGGAGGAGGTATGAAAAGAGCTTCACAGAACGGCCAGGCTTCACTGAAGATGAAATTGAGGAAATAAGGGAAGCTTTTAATTTGTTAGATACCGATGGGACAG GCACCATCGATCCGAAGGAAATAAAGTGCGCCATGCAGAGCCTAGGGTTAGACGTTAAAAACCCAATGATATTCAGGATGATAGCTGACCTGGAGAAAGACGGATACTCCTCCATTGACTTCGAGGAGTTCATGGAGGTCATAACGTCCAAGCTG GGAAATAAAGACACGCGGGAAGGCATACAAAGAATTTTCAACCTCTTCGATGATGACAAAACGGGGGCAATATCactgaaaaatttaaaaagagtTGCAAAGGAGTTAGGGGAGACGTTAACCGATGAGGAGCTGCGGGATATGATTGATCGTGCAGATTCCaagggagagggagaaattTCGTTCGAAGATTTTTACACCATAATGACGAAGAAGAGCTTCTTGTGA